One region of Marivirga arenosa genomic DNA includes:
- a CDS encoding amidohydrolase family protein — METKENLANKRPLKVDIHTHILPENWPDLRERYGYGGFIRLEHHKPCCARMMMDDKFFREVEDNCWDPVTRMHECENHNVDVQVLSTVPVMFSYWAKPEDTLDLSRMLNDHIAGVVSRYPDRFIGLGTLPMQAPDLAIKELERCVKELGLAGVQIGTHINDWNLEAPEVFAVFQAAEDLGASIFIHPWDMMGKDQMPKYWLPWLVGMPAETSRAICSMIFGGVFERLPNLKVAFAHGGGSFPATIGRVGHGFDVRPDLCAIDNPHHPTKYLKKFYVDSLVHDPSTLEYLIKTMGEDFIALGTDYPFPLGELEPGKIIETSNFSDELKAKLLGKNALKWLGLEKEEYATH, encoded by the coding sequence ATGGAAACTAAAGAGAATTTAGCAAATAAAAGACCTTTAAAGGTTGATATTCACACTCATATTTTGCCTGAAAATTGGCCAGATTTGAGAGAGCGTTATGGATATGGCGGCTTCATCAGGCTTGAGCATCATAAACCTTGTTGCGCAAGGATGATGATGGATGATAAATTCTTTAGGGAAGTAGAAGATAATTGCTGGGATCCAGTTACACGTATGCATGAGTGTGAAAATCATAATGTAGATGTTCAAGTGCTATCTACAGTTCCAGTAATGTTTAGTTATTGGGCAAAACCAGAAGATACTCTCGATCTATCTAGAATGTTAAATGATCATATTGCTGGAGTTGTTAGTCGCTATCCTGATCGTTTTATAGGATTGGGAACTTTGCCTATGCAGGCACCCGATTTGGCTATTAAAGAATTAGAAAGATGTGTAAAAGAACTAGGTTTAGCTGGAGTTCAAATCGGAACGCATATTAATGATTGGAACCTAGAAGCTCCTGAGGTTTTTGCTGTTTTTCAAGCTGCAGAGGATTTAGGAGCATCGATTTTCATCCACCCTTGGGATATGATGGGTAAGGATCAAATGCCAAAATATTGGCTTCCTTGGTTAGTAGGTATGCCCGCTGAAACTTCAAGAGCAATATGTTCCATGATATTCGGAGGGGTATTCGAGCGTTTACCTAATTTAAAAGTTGCATTTGCGCATGGTGGCGGTTCTTTTCCTGCAACTATAGGTAGAGTTGGTCATGGCTTTGATGTTAGACCCGATTTATGCGCAATTGATAATCCGCATCATCCCACTAAGTATTTGAAAAAGTTTTATGTGGATTCATTAGTACATGATCCTTCAACGCTTGAATATCTTATTAAAACCATGGGAGAGGATTTTATTGCTTTAGGAACTGATTATCCCTTTCCATTAGGAGAGTTAGAGCCTGGGAAAATTATTGAAACGAGTAATTTTTCAGATGAGCTAAAAGCAAAATTATTAGGTAAAAATGCTTTAAAGTGGTTAGGCTTGGAGAAAGAAGAATATGCAACACATTGA
- a CDS encoding FAD-dependent oxidoreductase yields MNTEIKHIAVLGAGLVGTLLSIYLKKRGYNVDLFEKRDDMRLSSSDSGRSINLALSRRGIKALKDIDVLDEVEEIMLPMKGRMMHSLDGNLTFQPYGKEGQYINSVSRANLNKILLNRAEKSGVKIHFEHPCKAVDLEETKVTFGTPEAKEKTLEFDLVLGADGAFSKLRQAMMKSDRFNYNQYYIPHGYKELTIPPTEDGEFAIEPNALHIWPRGQYMLIALPNLDKSFTCTLFFPFEGQPSFESLQTPQQVLHFFKNTFPDSLPHLKNIQQEYFENPTSSLVTIKCEPWVKNNCVLIGDAAHAIVPFYGQGMNAGFEDCFELNVLLDKYEDDWEKVLEDYQNLRKSDGDAIADLALHNFVEMRDLVADDKFLIQKKIEAKLHDLYPEKWMPLYSMVTFSDLRYSEACEIGMKQQRIMDEVMQQPDVLENWENLNLEQIVNKLDQ; encoded by the coding sequence TTGAATACGGAAATTAAACATATTGCAGTATTAGGAGCTGGATTAGTCGGTACATTATTAAGTATATATCTTAAAAAAAGAGGCTATAATGTCGATCTTTTTGAAAAAAGAGATGACATGAGATTGTCTTCTTCTGATTCAGGGCGCTCAATAAATTTGGCGCTCAGCAGAAGGGGGATAAAAGCGTTAAAAGATATTGATGTATTGGATGAAGTGGAGGAGATTATGCTTCCAATGAAGGGCAGAATGATGCATAGCTTAGATGGCAATTTGACATTTCAGCCTTATGGTAAAGAAGGGCAATATATTAATTCCGTATCGAGGGCAAATCTGAATAAAATATTATTAAATAGAGCTGAAAAATCAGGAGTTAAAATTCATTTTGAACATCCTTGTAAAGCAGTTGATTTAGAAGAAACCAAAGTAACTTTCGGAACACCTGAAGCTAAGGAGAAAACTCTTGAATTTGATTTAGTTTTAGGTGCCGATGGCGCATTTTCAAAATTGCGTCAGGCTATGATGAAATCTGATCGCTTTAATTATAATCAATATTATATTCCTCATGGTTATAAGGAATTAACCATTCCCCCTACTGAAGATGGTGAGTTTGCAATTGAACCCAACGCCTTACATATTTGGCCTAGAGGTCAATATATGTTAATTGCACTTCCAAACTTAGATAAGAGTTTCACTTGTACTTTGTTTTTTCCATTTGAAGGACAACCTTCTTTCGAAAGCTTACAAACACCGCAACAAGTATTACATTTTTTCAAAAATACCTTCCCTGATAGCTTACCACATTTGAAAAATATTCAGCAAGAGTATTTTGAAAACCCTACTTCATCATTGGTGACCATCAAATGTGAGCCTTGGGTGAAAAATAATTGTGTTCTTATCGGAGATGCTGCTCATGCTATTGTTCCATTCTATGGGCAAGGAATGAATGCTGGTTTTGAAGACTGCTTTGAGTTAAATGTTTTGCTAGATAAATATGAGGATGATTGGGAAAAGGTGTTGGAAGATTATCAAAACTTGCGAAAAAGTGATGGAGATGCTATCGCAGATTTAGCTTTACATAATTTTGTGGAGATGCGGGATTTGGTAGCAGATGATAAATTTCTGATTCAGAAGAAAATTGAAGCAAAACTTCATGATTTATACCCTGAAAAATGGATGCCATTATATTCTATGGTAACTTTCAGTGATTTAAGATATTCTGAAGCTTGTGAAATAGGCATGAAACAACAGCGCATTATGGATGAAGTAATGCAACAACCCGATGTGTTAGAAAACTGGGAAAATCTTAACCTCGAACAAATAGTTAATAAACTAGATCAATAG
- a CDS encoding SDR family oxidoreductase, translated as MDLDLSGKRILVGGSTAGIGKAIAHAFAKEGVNVTLIARDQSKLESTKNELNNDNQDHHILVADFCHPESLRDIVIDYCAKNTVDILINNTGGPSPGAAHEALGKDYMTAFQQHLICNQYLAQAVIPKMKDQNEGRIINIISTSVRQPIPNLGISNTIRGAVASWSKTLSKELGPFGITVNNILPGATMTGRLKGLIQNKSKASGKSMDEVSAEMQAQIPARRFAEPEEVADAVLFLASKKAAYISGVNLPVDGGRLDCI; from the coding sequence ATGGATTTAGATCTATCAGGAAAAAGAATATTAGTAGGTGGAAGTACAGCAGGAATTGGAAAAGCAATTGCTCATGCATTTGCAAAGGAAGGTGTAAATGTTACTTTAATTGCAAGAGACCAATCTAAACTAGAATCCACTAAAAATGAATTAAATAATGATAATCAAGACCACCACATATTAGTAGCGGACTTCTGCCATCCTGAATCCTTACGCGATATCGTAATTGATTATTGTGCTAAAAACACAGTTGATATTTTAATTAATAACACAGGCGGGCCTAGTCCGGGCGCTGCGCATGAAGCATTAGGTAAAGATTATATGACTGCTTTCCAACAGCATTTGATATGCAATCAATACTTAGCTCAGGCTGTTATTCCTAAAATGAAAGATCAAAACGAAGGTAGAATCATTAATATTATTTCCACTTCAGTAAGACAACCCATCCCAAATTTAGGGATATCCAATACTATAAGAGGTGCTGTGGCAAGTTGGTCGAAGACTCTATCAAAAGAATTAGGCCCATTTGGCATTACTGTTAACAATATTTTACCAGGCGCAACAATGACAGGTCGATTAAAAGGTTTAATCCAAAATAAAAGTAAGGCCAGTGGAAAAAGTATGGATGAAGTTAGCGCTGAAATGCAAGCACAAATTCCTGCCAGACGTTTTGCTGAACCCGAAGAAGTAGCAGATGCAGTTTTATTTTTAGCATCAAAGAAGGCAGCATATATCAGTGGGGTCAATTTACCAGTGGACGGTGGTCGATTAGATTGTATTTAA
- a CDS encoding methylated-DNA--[protein]-cysteine S-methyltransferase translates to MQHIEQEFFIDSKFGKLLIGIKQNKIARISFNQPQNSLKGIKPKVVTSIENQLLEYFNGHRKDFQFEYYLNGTDFQKEVWEKLMEIPYGKTISYGKLAAQLGDVKKIRAVANAVGKNPIPILIPCHRVVGVKGALTGYVGGLAIKRQLIEIESNRQLGLF, encoded by the coding sequence ATGCAACACATTGAGCAAGAATTTTTCATAGATTCTAAATTTGGTAAACTTCTAATTGGAATAAAACAAAACAAAATTGCTAGAATTTCATTTAATCAACCACAAAATTCATTAAAAGGGATTAAGCCTAAAGTAGTTACTTCAATAGAAAATCAACTTTTGGAATACTTCAATGGTCATAGAAAAGATTTTCAGTTTGAATATTATTTGAATGGAACAGACTTTCAAAAAGAAGTTTGGGAAAAATTGATGGAAATACCCTACGGAAAAACCATTAGCTATGGTAAATTAGCAGCTCAATTAGGAGATGTCAAAAAAATACGGGCAGTAGCAAATGCAGTAGGTAAAAATCCAATTCCAATTTTAATCCCATGCCATAGAGTAGTAGGAGTTAAGGGAGCACTTACAGGTTATGTAGGCGGATTAGCCATAAAAAGACAGTTAATTGAAATTGAATCAAACCGGCAACTAGGCTTATTTTAA
- the kynU gene encoding kynureninase, whose product MIENYSNSLEYAQKMDQEDPLNKYRDEFHIPVIDGQQVIYYTGNSLGLQPKRTRAFIEKEMKDWELFGVEGHFNKKKENIWFKYHEYGKEAIAEIVGAKPVEVVPMNNLTVNLHLLLVSFYRPTAKKYKIIVEKGAFPSDQYVFESQLNFHAHHAGQNLFDPEKALVEIAPREGEDTLRTEDIISTIQKHQNELCLVMMGGLQYYTGQFFDLEKITKAAHEVGAYAGFDLAHAAGNIELKLHDWDVDFASWCTYKYLNSGPGNVSGIYVHERFANDKELPRFAGWWGHDEGERFQMKKGFIPMEGADGWQLSNTNVLGHAAHYASLEIFKEVGMKALREKSIKLTGYLEYLINEFNKEEKILEIITPKEPENRGCQLSLYLLKYGKPLFDELMKRGVLGDWREPNVIRLAPVPLYNTFEEQYLFIQKLKESVEALK is encoded by the coding sequence ATGATAGAAAATTACAGTAATTCACTAGAATATGCACAGAAGATGGATCAAGAAGATCCATTAAATAAATACAGAGATGAGTTCCATATTCCAGTAATTGATGGACAACAAGTAATATATTATACAGGAAATTCATTAGGACTTCAACCTAAAAGAACCCGGGCATTTATTGAAAAGGAAATGAAAGATTGGGAGCTGTTTGGGGTTGAAGGTCATTTCAATAAGAAAAAAGAAAATATATGGTTTAAATACCATGAATATGGAAAGGAGGCGATAGCTGAAATCGTAGGGGCTAAACCAGTTGAAGTGGTTCCCATGAATAATTTAACGGTAAATCTTCACTTGCTGTTAGTTTCATTCTATAGACCAACTGCAAAGAAGTATAAAATCATTGTAGAAAAAGGGGCCTTTCCTTCGGATCAATATGTATTCGAATCACAATTAAATTTTCACGCTCACCATGCAGGTCAAAATCTATTTGATCCTGAAAAGGCATTAGTAGAAATTGCGCCTAGAGAAGGTGAAGACACCCTAAGAACGGAGGATATTATTTCCACTATACAAAAGCATCAGAATGAGCTATGTTTGGTGATGATGGGAGGTCTTCAGTATTATACTGGACAATTCTTTGACTTAGAAAAAATTACGAAAGCAGCACATGAGGTGGGTGCTTATGCTGGTTTTGACCTTGCTCATGCAGCAGGTAATATAGAATTAAAACTTCATGATTGGGATGTTGATTTTGCCAGCTGGTGTACCTATAAATATTTAAACTCAGGACCTGGAAATGTGTCGGGAATTTATGTACATGAACGCTTTGCAAATGATAAAGAGCTTCCTCGATTTGCGGGTTGGTGGGGACATGATGAAGGAGAGAGGTTCCAAATGAAAAAAGGCTTTATTCCTATGGAAGGAGCTGATGGCTGGCAATTAAGCAATACAAATGTTTTGGGTCATGCTGCTCATTATGCTTCTTTAGAAATATTTAAAGAAGTTGGAATGAAAGCTTTACGTGAAAAGAGTATTAAGTTGACCGGTTATCTGGAATACTTAATTAATGAATTCAATAAAGAAGAAAAAATATTAGAAATAATTACACCTAAAGAGCCTGAAAATAGAGGTTGCCAATTATCATTATATTTATTAAAATACGGGAAGCCATTATTCGATGAATTAATGAAAAGAGGTGTTTTAGGTGATTGGAGAGAGCCTAATGTAATCCGTTTAGCGCCCGTTCCACTATACAATACTTTTGAAGAACAGTATCTTTTTATCCAAAAATTGAAAGAGTCTGTTGAAGCATTAAAATAA
- a CDS encoding 3-hydroxyanthranilate 3,4-dioxygenase produces MAIQKPFNLTKWVEENRDSLKPPVGNRNLYKEAGDYIVMIVAGPNARKDYHYNETEELFYQLEGEIQVKIQEDGKAVTMDLGPGDMFLCPAKTPHSPIRKEGSIGLVVERIRKGTDMKDGLLWYCDNCNHKLHETYFPLVDIEKDFLPRFTEFYASEDLRTCNNCGHVMETDPRFV; encoded by the coding sequence ATGGCAATTCAAAAACCTTTTAATTTAACCAAATGGGTAGAAGAAAATAGAGATTCTTTAAAGCCACCTGTTGGAAATAGAAATCTATATAAAGAAGCAGGTGATTATATTGTAATGATAGTAGCTGGGCCTAATGCCAGAAAAGATTATCATTATAATGAAACCGAAGAACTTTTTTATCAGCTTGAAGGTGAAATTCAGGTTAAGATACAAGAAGATGGTAAAGCGGTTACAATGGATTTAGGCCCTGGAGATATGTTTTTATGTCCGGCTAAAACACCGCACAGCCCCATAAGAAAGGAAGGTTCTATTGGGTTAGTGGTTGAAAGAATTAGAAAGGGAACGGATATGAAGGATGGTTTATTATGGTATTGTGATAATTGTAATCACAAATTACATGAAACCTATTTTCCTTTGGTGGATATCGAAAAAGACTTTTTACCAAGGTTTACAGAGTTTTATGCCTCAGAAGATTTGAGAACTTGCAATAACTGTGGTCATGTAATGGAAACAGATCCAAGATTTGTGTAA